One region of Desulfobacterales bacterium genomic DNA includes:
- a CDS encoding thioesterase family protein: protein MYAHRTTYRVIYGDTDSMGVAYHANYLRWFEIGRAELFRAMGLTYKQIEEKGYFLPLSEVNCKYLSSAKYDDELVIEAVLDLSVKAGVKFDYVIYRQAGTEVVAKGSTLHAFVNGGGKVVRPPLFFRQIVGNGAGDEGDTTA, encoded by the coding sequence ATGTACGCACATCGAACCACCTATCGGGTTATTTACGGGGATACGGATTCAATGGGCGTGGCCTACCACGCCAACTACCTGCGATGGTTTGAGATCGGGCGAGCGGAACTGTTTCGCGCCATGGGGCTGACCTATAAGCAGATCGAGGAAAAAGGTTATTTTCTGCCCCTTTCCGAGGTTAATTGCAAGTATCTGTCCTCAGCTAAATACGATGATGAGCTCGTGATCGAGGCAGTGCTGGACCTGTCCGTTAAAGCAGGGGTCAAATTCGACTATGTCATTTACCGGCAGGCCGGCACGGAAGTCGTTGCCAAGGGCAGCACCTTGCACGCCTTTGTGAACGGGGGCGGAAAGGTGGTGCGGCCCCCCTTGTTTTTTCGGCAGATTGTCGGAAACGGAGCAGGCGACGAGGGAGACACGACCGCATAG
- a CDS encoding DUF2188 domain-containing protein, giving the protein MGKNQHVVPHRNNWAVRGAGNQRVTSTHRTQSDAITAARQTAIKQQSEVVIHRPDGRIRDKDSYGNDPCPPCDTKH; this is encoded by the coding sequence ATGGGAAAAAATCAACACGTAGTGCCTCATAGGAACAACTGGGCTGTTAGAGGTGCCGGTAATCAGAGAGTAACCTCGACACATCGGACACAGTCAGATGCAATCACCGCTGCCCGCCAAACCGCGATAAAACAGCAGAGCGAAGTTGTTATACACCGACCCGACGGCAGAATTCGGGACAAGGATAGTTATGGTAATGACCCTTGCCCACCATGTGACACAAAACATTGA
- a CDS encoding MerR family transcriptional regulator: MSRKNQETYSIGDTAKITGATQKQIRNWEARGYIPEAGRVISGVRAYRRFTLEQIEIIGNIKLYLGQGFTLPVAVKKANEGGKKNV, translated from the coding sequence ATGAGCAGAAAAAATCAAGAAACTTATTCAATCGGCGACACCGCCAAGATCACAGGAGCCACCCAGAAACAGATCAGAAACTGGGAAGCCAGGGGATACATCCCAGAAGCCGGCAGAGTCATATCCGGCGTCAGAGCCTACCGAAGGTTCACCCTGGAACAGATCGAGATCATCGGCAACATCAAGCTCTATCTCGGCCAGGGGTTCACCCTCCCGGTGGCGGTTAAAAAAGCGAATGAAGGAGGAAAGAAAAATGTATAA
- a CDS encoding homoserine dehydrogenase, producing MRRINIGLLGCGTVGTGVARILLERKALIRARVGAELVLKNIADIEVDRDRGLNLSPGVMVADAWPVVEDPSIDIIVEMIGGDRIARELMLRAIENGKHVVTANKALLALHGNTIFKAAAEKGVDLAFEASCGGCMPIIKTLRESLVSDRIHAMTGILNGTCNFILTKILQDKSPFADALAQAQAEGYAEADPTLDIEGIDTAHKLAILTALAYGMEINFKDIYTEGISRITPLDIQFADQFGYKIKLLAIGKEKDGKVESRVHPTMIPADNLLSHVDGTLNALRVSGDAVGDIVLNGRGAGMMPTGNAVVGDIVDIARNMMTGAVGRIPLLSYQPDSIRKLPVLPMEEIETQYYFRFSVLDQPGVLAAIAGILGKNRISLRSVHQKGRKNEGPVPIVMFTHMAREKDVNTALKEIANLNVVADQPMLIRIEDENGE from the coding sequence ATGCGGCGGATTAACATCGGGTTGCTGGGGTGCGGTACGGTCGGAACGGGCGTTGCCAGAATTTTGCTGGAACGAAAGGCGCTTATCCGCGCTCGTGTCGGGGCTGAGCTGGTCCTGAAAAATATTGCGGATATCGAAGTCGATCGGGACCGGGGCCTGAATTTATCCCCCGGTGTGATGGTGGCCGATGCCTGGCCGGTCGTGGAGGACCCATCCATCGATATCATCGTGGAGATGATCGGCGGCGACCGGATTGCCCGGGAACTCATGCTGCGAGCCATCGAGAACGGCAAACATGTGGTGACCGCCAACAAAGCGCTCCTGGCCCTTCACGGAAATACGATTTTTAAGGCGGCTGCCGAAAAAGGGGTTGATCTGGCCTTTGAAGCCAGTTGCGGCGGCTGCATGCCGATTATTAAAACCCTTCGGGAATCGCTTGTTTCAGATCGCATTCATGCCATGACCGGCATTTTAAACGGCACCTGCAACTTCATTCTTACGAAAATATTGCAGGATAAAAGCCCGTTTGCCGATGCATTGGCCCAGGCGCAAGCCGAGGGGTACGCGGAAGCGGACCCCACCCTGGACATCGAAGGGATCGACACCGCTCACAAGCTTGCGATACTGACTGCCCTGGCCTACGGCATGGAAATTAATTTCAAGGATATTTATACGGAAGGAATTTCCAGAATAACGCCGCTCGATATTCAGTTCGCCGATCAGTTCGGTTATAAAATCAAGCTGCTGGCCATAGGGAAGGAAAAAGACGGCAAGGTCGAGTCCCGGGTCCATCCCACCATGATTCCGGCGGACAATCTGCTTTCCCATGTGGATGGCACCTTGAACGCCTTGAGGGTATCCGGTGATGCCGTGGGGGATATCGTGCTAAACGGGCGTGGGGCGGGCATGATGCCGACGGGCAACGCGGTGGTTGGTGATATTGTTGATATTGCCAGAAACATGATGACGGGCGCTGTCGGCAGAATCCCTCTTTTGTCTTATCAACCGGACAGTATTCGCAAGCTTCCGGTGTTGCCGATGGAAGAGATTGAAACGCAGTATTATTTCCGGTTTTCAGTACTGGATCAGCCCGGGGTGTTGGCCGCGATTGCCGGAATCTTAGGCAAAAACCGCATCAGTCTTCGCTCGGTTCATCAAAAGGGGAGAAAGAACGAAGGCCCCGTGCCGATCGTCATGTTTACGCACATGGCCCGCGAAAAAGATGTGAATACCGCTCTTAAAGAGATTGCGAATCTGAATGTGGTGGCCGATCAGCCGATGCTGATTCGTATCGAAGATGAGAATGGAGAGTAA
- a CDS encoding tyrosine-type recombinase/integrase, with translation MAKNKNRHLQDRDGIFYFRKRHNGTTFKRSLNTADVKVARDLRDLYLSNLIEYSQLDRPETLPEELITFGEVAKQWAIIHKTEVRHSTWPDYVSAMNGHILPVFKDMPIKEISYHDVVKFRSLLKVGSKRANNILVPMKSVFDFAHQENIVESNVMRKIKRLPEEAPEIHPLSYQEIQLILGAVNPWYRPYVCVAFFTGMRAGELNGLEWQDYLADMNPEPQIFIHRTFVYKKDGVPKTKKSKRYIKCLPQVIDALAEQKKLTGGGKHIFLTKDGNRMTPDHFRKEVWSPALEKVGIPYRPPIQTRHTFATMMISAKEDVGWVQNMLGHSSLQMIFQKYYAWIPQETRADGNAFLRSIETARTEIEKIESVEGETANMDDVCTNIVPLAVYRDKKRA, from the coding sequence ATGGCAAAAAATAAAAATAGGCATTTACAAGACAGAGACGGTATTTTTTACTTTCGTAAAAGGCACAACGGTACCACTTTCAAACGGTCTTTGAATACCGCTGATGTTAAGGTAGCCAGAGATTTAAGGGATTTATATTTGTCCAATCTGATTGAATACAGCCAACTGGACCGACCCGAAACACTGCCAGAGGAACTCATTACCTTCGGCGAAGTCGCAAAACAATGGGCTATTATCCACAAAACGGAGGTGAGACATTCCACATGGCCCGACTATGTGTCCGCCATGAACGGCCATATACTACCGGTTTTCAAAGATATGCCGATAAAAGAAATCTCTTATCACGACGTGGTAAAGTTCAGAAGCCTATTGAAGGTAGGATCTAAAAGAGCCAATAATATTCTGGTGCCAATGAAATCCGTTTTTGATTTTGCTCATCAAGAGAATATCGTAGAGAGTAACGTGATGCGAAAGATTAAAAGGCTCCCGGAGGAAGCTCCAGAAATCCATCCGCTGTCATACCAAGAAATCCAACTCATTCTTGGTGCCGTTAATCCCTGGTACAGACCCTATGTCTGTGTTGCGTTTTTTACTGGGATGAGGGCAGGGGAACTAAATGGATTGGAGTGGCAGGATTATTTAGCGGATATGAACCCGGAGCCACAAATTTTCATTCACAGGACCTTTGTGTATAAAAAGGACGGTGTTCCGAAAACAAAAAAATCAAAGCGGTACATTAAATGTTTGCCCCAAGTAATTGATGCGTTGGCGGAGCAAAAAAAACTGACTGGCGGTGGCAAACATATTTTCCTGACAAAGGATGGCAACCGAATGACCCCGGACCACTTCCGCAAGGAGGTCTGGAGCCCCGCTCTTGAAAAAGTCGGTATTCCATATCGACCCCCTATACAAACGCGACATACTTTCGCAACGATGATGATCTCGGCCAAAGAGGATGTCGGCTGGGTTCAAAACATGCTGGGGCATTCTTCTCTACAGATGATTTTTCAGAAGTATTACGCCTGGATACCGCAGGAAACGCGGGCCGATGGAAACGCCTTCTTACGGTCTATAGAAACGGCGCGGACGGAAATCGAAAAAATAGAGAGCGTGGAGGGGGAGACAGCGAATATGGACGATGTGTGTACCAATATTGTCCCACTGGCCGTATACAGAGACAAAAAAAGGGCTTAG
- a CDS encoding magnesium transporter — MQSINEERKFFLMTEQTNHLHQPIATLAHKDVAKLPQNSTVQQALDDIRVNKRLADRIVYFYVVDSNDRLVGVVPTRRLLAAPLEQRIYEVMISSVITIPMTATVLEAYEFFILHKLLAFPVVDEQKKILGVVDIGMFTEDAFDLADQNSMDRVFETIGFRLLQVRDASPLQAFRFRFPWLLATITSGTACALLAGVYEMTLAKSLVLAFFLTLVLGLGESVSMQSMTVTIQGLQSRLPTLKWFVQALWRETGTALLLGAACGILVGLIVWLWRGNIVSGLAIGSSLLLTLCAASLFGLSIPSLLHKLKLDLKIAAGPLTLALTDISTLLIYFSIAEALL, encoded by the coding sequence ATGCAATCGATAAACGAAGAAAGAAAATTTTTCCTGATGACGGAACAGACAAACCATCTGCACCAGCCGATTGCCACCCTCGCACACAAGGACGTTGCGAAGTTGCCCCAGAATTCAACCGTTCAGCAAGCATTGGACGACATCAGAGTAAATAAAAGGCTGGCAGACAGAATTGTCTATTTTTATGTGGTGGACAGCAACGATCGATTGGTGGGTGTTGTGCCGACCCGGCGCCTGCTTGCTGCGCCCTTGGAGCAACGCATATACGAAGTGATGATCAGTTCCGTAATTACAATTCCGATGACTGCAACGGTGTTGGAGGCCTACGAGTTTTTTATACTGCACAAGTTGCTTGCGTTTCCGGTGGTGGATGAACAAAAAAAGATATTGGGCGTGGTGGATATCGGAATGTTTACGGAAGATGCTTTTGATTTAGCCGATCAAAATAGCATGGACAGAGTGTTTGAGACGATCGGCTTTCGCCTCTTGCAGGTGCGAGACGCTTCACCGCTGCAGGCGTTCCGTTTCCGGTTTCCATGGCTATTGGCAACGATCACCAGCGGTACGGCTTGCGCATTGCTGGCCGGTGTTTACGAGATGACATTGGCCAAAAGTTTGGTTCTGGCGTTTTTCCTGACGCTGGTTCTGGGATTGGGCGAGAGTGTCAGCATGCAGTCCATGACGGTCACCATTCAGGGGCTGCAGTCAAGATTACCGACGCTGAAATGGTTTGTGCAAGCACTCTGGCGCGAGACCGGTACGGCCTTGTTGCTGGGTGCCGCGTGTGGTATTTTGGTGGGCCTAATTGTCTGGCTATGGCGCGGGAATATAGTGTCGGGACTTGCCATTGGGTCCAGCCTCCTGCTGACGCTTTGCGCAGCCAGTTTATTCGGACTAAGCATCCCGTCTCTGTTGCACAAGCTGAAGCTTGACCTGAAAATTGCGGCGGGTCCATTGACCCTGGCATTAACCGATATTTCTACACTCCTTATCTACTTCAGTATCGCAGAGGCATTGCTATGA
- the purM gene encoding phosphoribosylformylglycinamidine cyclo-ligase yields MAESITYADAGVDIDKGNKFVKIIKKLAAQTSRPGVMGEIGGFGGLFSLNVENIKNPVLVSSTDGVGTKLNIAFLMDKHDTIGIDLVAMCVNDIAVQGAKPLFFLDYLSVGALNTDTATAIIQGITEGCMQAKCALIGGETAEMPGLYKPNEYDLAGFTVGVVDNDEIIDGSEIHVGNQLIGIASSGLHSNGYSLVRKICFDVLKLKVGTYMPEFGRTLGEELLTPTKIYSETIRGLIRDLPILGLAHITGGGIVENVVRIIPNACKVILKKGAWEIPPIFSFLRQGGNITPKEMLRTFNNGIGLIAVVPEKAVSEVMQRLRAMDEQAFVIGEIAERNKAAAKIQWV; encoded by the coding sequence ATGGCGGAGTCCATCACCTATGCCGACGCAGGGGTTGATATCGATAAAGGGAACAAGTTTGTCAAAATCATTAAAAAACTGGCGGCGCAGACCTCCCGGCCCGGAGTGATGGGTGAAATCGGCGGCTTCGGCGGACTGTTTTCCCTAAATGTCGAAAACATTAAAAATCCGGTCCTCGTCAGCTCAACCGATGGGGTGGGCACAAAACTCAACATCGCCTTTTTAATGGACAAACACGATACCATCGGCATTGACCTGGTAGCCATGTGTGTCAACGACATCGCGGTTCAGGGTGCAAAACCCCTTTTTTTCCTTGATTATCTTTCGGTCGGGGCACTCAACACCGATACCGCCACGGCCATCATTCAGGGCATCACGGAAGGCTGCATGCAAGCCAAATGCGCGCTTATCGGCGGGGAAACCGCTGAAATGCCGGGGTTGTATAAACCAAACGAATACGACCTGGCCGGTTTCACCGTCGGCGTGGTCGATAATGATGAGATTATCGACGGTTCTGAAATTCATGTGGGCAATCAACTGATCGGCATCGCCTCCAGCGGGCTGCACAGCAACGGGTATTCCCTAGTCCGTAAAATTTGCTTTGATGTTCTGAAGTTGAAAGTGGGCACCTATATGCCCGAATTCGGTCGAACACTGGGGGAAGAGCTGCTGACGCCCACCAAAATTTACTCCGAGACCATCCGGGGGCTGATTCGGGATCTGCCCATCCTCGGGCTGGCGCATATCACCGGCGGCGGCATCGTTGAAAATGTGGTTCGCATTATTCCCAACGCCTGCAAAGTCATTCTGAAAAAAGGGGCATGGGAGATTCCACCGATTTTCTCTTTTCTGCGGCAAGGCGGCAATATTACCCCTAAAGAAATGTTGCGAACCTTTAATAACGGCATCGGCCTTATCGCGGTTGTCCCGGAAAAAGCGGTGAGCGAGGTCATGCAGCGACTCCGCGCCATGGATGAACAAGCCTTTGTTATTGGAGAAATCGCGGAACGGAACAAAGCCGCCGCAAAAATCCAATGGGTATAG
- a CDS encoding multiubiquitin domain-containing protein, with protein MSNNHSDNAPGQNKTTTIIVNGRQREVTGKTISYSQVVQLAFPNDQADANIDYTVAYANPHGKDGTLVNGQEVHVKEGMIFNVTKTNRS; from the coding sequence ATGAGCAACAATCATTCAGACAATGCCCCTGGACAGAACAAAACCACCACAATTATTGTAAACGGTCGCCAGCGGGAAGTGACAGGAAAGACGATCTCATATAGCCAAGTCGTCCAACTTGCATTTCCCAACGATCAAGCCGATGCCAACATTGATTATACAGTCGCTTACGCTAACCCCCACGGCAAAGATGGCACGCTTGTTAATGGGCAGGAAGTGCATGTCAAGGAAGGAATGATTTTCAATGTCACCAAAACTAATCGTTCTTGA
- a CDS encoding ImmA/IrrE family metallo-endopeptidase, translated as MKNDISYKLIEAERLAAGLIDEFGICSPEHIRIRDIAFIKGAVVVEKKVPGAAASIVKLGNKATIRIPGGDPPERQRFSIAHELGHLLMNHLTSIKKVCNNEDMFSWYQSSQETQANFFASELILPTKLVELRCDVGTVNFDPIRAIAKDFRASLTATAIKFVRHCPEQCAVIFSAHNQIKWFYKSPTWWRFIKRENNLDQRTLAYDFFAGEQMEPDPQEVDADAWVESRGLEEVVEHSIASPTFGFVLTVLWVKPE; from the coding sequence ATGAAGAATGATATCAGCTATAAATTAATCGAGGCTGAACGATTAGCGGCTGGCCTGATCGACGAATTTGGCATATGTTCACCAGAACACATCCGCATTCGAGATATAGCATTTATCAAAGGTGCTGTGGTTGTTGAAAAAAAAGTCCCAGGAGCAGCGGCAAGTATTGTTAAGCTTGGAAACAAGGCAACTATTCGAATCCCTGGTGGCGATCCTCCTGAGCGGCAACGATTCAGTATCGCTCATGAGTTGGGCCATCTTTTGATGAACCACCTTACATCGATCAAAAAAGTTTGCAACAACGAGGATATGTTTAGTTGGTATCAGAGTAGTCAGGAGACCCAAGCCAATTTTTTTGCCAGTGAACTTATATTACCAACAAAATTGGTGGAGCTGCGATGTGATGTTGGAACCGTCAATTTTGATCCAATTCGGGCAATAGCCAAGGATTTCAGGGCATCTCTTACAGCAACGGCAATTAAATTTGTCAGGCACTGCCCTGAGCAATGTGCGGTAATTTTTTCAGCCCATAATCAAATTAAATGGTTTTATAAGAGCCCGACCTGGTGGCGATTTATAAAACGAGAAAACAATTTGGACCAAAGAACATTGGCCTATGATTTTTTTGCCGGTGAACAAATGGAGCCAGATCCTCAGGAGGTCGATGCTGATGCTTGGGTCGAAAGCCGAGGCCTGGAAGAGGTTGTGGAGCATTCTATTGCGTCTCCAACCTTTGGTTTTGTCTTAACTGTCCTATGGGTAAAACCAGAGTAG
- the thrH gene encoding bifunctional phosphoserine phosphatase/homoserine phosphotransferase ThrH, which yields MQIVCSDLEGVFVPEIWINVAEKTGIQELRLTTRDISDYDVLMQRRIEILAQNGLKLKDIQQVISGMDPLPGAKALLDWLRSRMPVIIVSDTFTQFASPLMEKLGWPTLFCNTLTIDDDGAIVGYQLRQPDGKRKVVEALRQLNYRIIAMGDSYNDISMLQKADAGILFCPPENVIKEYPELPVTRNYDELKTHLQQVM from the coding sequence ATGCAAATTGTGTGTTCGGACCTTGAAGGGGTGTTTGTTCCGGAGATATGGATCAATGTGGCGGAAAAGACCGGAATTCAGGAGCTTCGGTTAACCACTCGGGATATTTCGGATTATGATGTGTTGATGCAGCGGCGCATCGAAATTCTGGCGCAAAACGGACTTAAGCTTAAAGATATTCAACAGGTTATCTCCGGCATGGATCCGCTGCCGGGGGCCAAAGCCCTTCTGGATTGGCTCAGATCCCGAATGCCGGTCATTATCGTCTCCGACACCTTTACCCAGTTTGCCAGCCCACTCATGGAAAAGCTCGGATGGCCGACGCTTTTCTGCAATACCCTCACGATCGACGATGATGGCGCCATCGTCGGATATCAGTTACGCCAGCCGGATGGAAAGCGAAAGGTTGTGGAAGCCTTAAGACAATTAAATTACCGTATTATCGCCATGGGAGATTCTTATAACGATATCAGCATGCTTCAAAAAGCGGATGCCGGCATCCTTTTTTGTCCGCCGGAAAATGTGATCAAAGAATATCCCGAATTGCCGGTGACCCGGAACTATGACGAATTAAAGACCCATCTGCAGCAGGTGATGTGA
- a CDS encoding aminotransferase class I/II-fold pyridoxal phosphate-dependent enzyme, whose product MMKQFARLDRLPPYVFATVNEIKMAARHAGQDIIDLGMGNPDLGTPEHIVDKMVEATRKSHNHRYSASMGIRKLRMAIADWYKRRFDVDIDPENEAIVTIGVKEGLSHLVLVTIRPGDVVLTPTPTYPIHPFSAIIAGGDVRGIPLGPDQDFFENLVTATRQTWPKPKMLIISYPHNPTTETVELDFFEKIVAYAKEHDIMVVHDFAYADLVFDGYKAPSFLQAKGAKDVGVEFYSLSKSYSMAGWRVGFCVGNPEIVGALRRIKSYLDYGIFQPIQIASIIALNGPQEPVQEICMTYQERRDALITGMNRAGWPVESPKGTMFVWAKIPEKYIHMGSVEFSKMLIREAQVAVSPGLGFGEYGDEFVRFALIENPMRIRQAIRGIRKIM is encoded by the coding sequence ATGATGAAACAATTTGCACGGCTTGACCGACTCCCCCCTTACGTTTTTGCCACCGTAAATGAAATAAAGATGGCGGCGCGGCACGCCGGTCAGGATATCATCGATCTCGGCATGGGCAACCCGGATCTTGGAACGCCGGAGCATATCGTCGACAAGATGGTGGAGGCCACCAGAAAATCCCATAATCATCGATACTCCGCGTCCATGGGCATCCGGAAGCTGAGAATGGCTATCGCGGACTGGTACAAACGTCGCTTTGATGTGGACATTGATCCGGAAAACGAAGCCATTGTGACCATCGGCGTAAAGGAGGGTTTGAGCCACTTGGTGCTGGTGACCATTCGACCCGGAGATGTCGTGTTAACACCAACACCGACCTATCCGATTCATCCTTTTTCCGCCATCATTGCCGGTGGGGATGTACGCGGCATTCCCCTGGGGCCGGATCAGGATTTTTTTGAAAACCTGGTCACTGCCACCCGTCAAACCTGGCCCAAACCCAAAATGCTGATCATCAGCTATCCCCATAACCCGACCACGGAAACTGTGGAGCTCGACTTTTTTGAAAAAATCGTGGCCTATGCCAAAGAACACGATATCATGGTGGTGCACGACTTTGCCTATGCCGATCTGGTTTTCGACGGGTACAAGGCGCCGAGCTTCTTGCAGGCCAAGGGTGCCAAGGATGTCGGGGTCGAATTTTATTCCCTATCCAAAAGCTACTCCATGGCTGGTTGGCGCGTGGGGTTTTGTGTGGGCAATCCGGAAATCGTGGGCGCGTTGCGCCGCATTAAAAGTTATCTTGATTACGGCATTTTTCAACCGATTCAGATTGCTTCCATCATTGCCCTGAACGGTCCGCAGGAACCGGTTCAAGAGATTTGCATGACGTATCAGGAGCGCAGAGATGCGCTGATCACCGGCATGAACCGGGCAGGATGGCCGGTAGAAAGTCCAAAGGGCACCATGTTTGTCTGGGCGAAGATTCCCGAAAAATATATTCACATGGGTTCCGTGGAATTTTCCAAAATGCTGATTCGCGAGGCGCAGGTGGCGGTTTCTCCCGGGCTGGGTTTCGGAGAATACGGGGATGAGTTTGTGCGGTTCGCGCTTATTGAGAATCCCATGCGAATCAGGCAGGCGATACGCGGTATTCGCAAGATCATGTGA
- a CDS encoding ThiF family adenylyltransferase, whose amino-acid sequence MSPKLIVLDPDLQRLQQEGYEVEVQNGHVLVHSVPYVNAQRKVLRGIVVTNLNGNVGKLGKPGDHQVWFVGEYPCRHTGMPIEAIRHSSQAIQLWPGFEAQHRFSNKPFGANGYPDYYSKMKNYISIISNEAKKIDPDVTPCTFRVIVSTDGDSVFRYWDTASSRANIMTVSAKLAMDKIAIVGLGGTGSYVLDLVAKAPVREIHLYDGDKFIQHNAFRAPGAASIETLEDQPFKVTYFARIYGAMRTGIFPYEEYITESNISVLEGFDFVFLCVDKGEVRKLIGNFLRLNGIPFVDVGMELVIVSEENCLIGTCRATLSTLDKSDHFERHAPQGSDNGNDLYGTNIQVADMNALNAALAVIKWKQVCGFYQDIVKAHHTTYSINSHSLTRDEMTGKVDSIS is encoded by the coding sequence ATGTCACCAAAACTAATCGTTCTTGATCCCGACCTTCAGCGCCTCCAGCAAGAGGGTTATGAGGTTGAAGTGCAAAATGGACATGTTCTCGTGCACTCTGTTCCATACGTGAACGCGCAAAGAAAGGTCTTAAGGGGTATCGTTGTAACCAACCTTAATGGCAATGTAGGAAAACTGGGCAAACCAGGCGACCATCAGGTTTGGTTCGTCGGTGAATATCCTTGCCGCCATACCGGAATGCCCATTGAAGCAATTCGCCACTCCTCGCAAGCTATTCAGCTCTGGCCGGGATTTGAGGCACAGCACCGATTCTCAAACAAGCCATTTGGGGCAAACGGCTATCCCGACTACTATTCCAAGATGAAAAATTACATTTCTATAATCTCCAATGAGGCTAAAAAAATAGATCCGGATGTGACTCCTTGCACTTTCAGGGTTATCGTTTCAACTGATGGAGATTCGGTATTTCGATATTGGGATACTGCATCAAGCCGAGCAAATATTATGACTGTATCTGCGAAACTTGCCATGGACAAGATAGCCATCGTTGGGCTCGGAGGCACCGGCTCCTACGTCCTCGACCTGGTTGCAAAAGCCCCGGTTCGTGAAATTCATCTATATGATGGTGATAAATTTATACAGCATAATGCTTTTAGAGCACCAGGTGCCGCATCGATCGAAACCCTTGAGGATCAGCCTTTCAAAGTAACCTATTTTGCTCGCATTTATGGTGCTATGCGGACAGGTATTTTTCCCTATGAGGAATATATCACTGAAAGCAACATCAGTGTACTTGAGGGATTTGATTTTGTTTTCCTATGCGTGGATAAAGGTGAAGTCAGGAAGCTGATAGGAAATTTCCTCCGACTAAACGGAATCCCGTTTGTCGACGTTGGCATGGAGCTGGTGATAGTTTCAGAGGAAAATTGCCTTATTGGGACCTGTCGGGCAACATTGAGCACCTTGGATAAATCTGATCACTTCGAAAGGCATGCCCCCCAAGGATCTGACAATGGGAACGATCTTTACGGGACAAATATTCAGGTCGCGGATATGAATGCGCTCAATGCCGCCCTGGCGGTTATTAAATGGAAGCAGGTTTGCGGCTTTTACCAAGATATTGTAAAGGCCCACCATACGACATACTCGATTAATTCGCACTCCTTGACGAGGGATGAAATGACTGGAAAAGTTGACAGCATATCATGA
- a CDS encoding DUF167 domain-containing protein, which produces MKFICPTWITEKLDGFIVTVFVQPRASKNMVAGLHGEALKVRLTAPPVDNAANKMCVEFLSKCLKIPKSSLEIVSGQTGRTKHIFVRATDDKQALMRKIEALAD; this is translated from the coding sequence ATGAAATTTATCTGCCCAACCTGGATTACAGAAAAACTGGACGGGTTTATAGTAACGGTTTTTGTCCAACCGCGTGCCTCCAAAAATATGGTTGCCGGTCTTCACGGGGAGGCGCTTAAGGTGAGGCTTACGGCTCCGCCCGTGGATAACGCCGCCAACAAAATGTGTGTGGAATTTCTTTCCAAGTGCCTTAAAATACCCAAATCCTCGCTTGAAATCGTTTCCGGTCAAACCGGCCGCACAAAACACATTTTCGTTCGGGCCACCGATGACAAACAGGCCCTGATGCGAAAAATTGAAGCCTTAGCGGACTAA